The Sandaracinus amylolyticus genomic interval CGACGAGGTCTGGCACCACTACGCGGGCGCGGCGCTGCGGGTCGTGCGCATCGCGGAGGACGGCGCGCGCGGCGATCTCGTGATCGGGCCCGGCGGCGCGCCCCAGGGCGTCGTCGAGGCGGGCGCGTGGTTCGGCGCGACGATCGAGGGCGACGGAGACTGGGCGCTGGTCGGGTGCACCGTCGCGCCGGGGTTCGACTTCGCCGACTTCGAGCTCGCGCAGCGCGCGGATCTGATCGCGCGCTTCCCGCAGCACGCGCAGGTGATCACGGCGCTGACGCGATCATGAGCGCAAGTGATGGATCGCCGACCGATCCATCACCCACGCTCATGGGTCACATCTGCGTGACGGTCAGCTGGTAGGGCGCCTGCGACGGCGGGCACACCGGCGCGCCGCCGCAGTCGTCGCCGGGCACCACGAACACCGAGTACGCGCCTGCCGCGAGCCGGTACACGGGGTTGCCCTGCTCGTCGAACTGCGGCTCGACCATCGCCGTCTCGCACGCGGGGAAGCGCACCGCGCCGCTGCAGATCATCGCGAACGGCGCCTGCTCTCCGGTGAGCCCGGGCGACACGACGTTCGCCATCAGGTTCGCCGGCGCGGCGAGCGAGAGCAGGTAACGCGGCAGCGGTGCGGGCGTGGGCTGGAGCTGACCGCTCTCGGTCGCGCCGACCGCGATCGCGCGCGCCGGCGCGGGGGGCGTCGCGGGCGCGTCGAGGATCGCCTCGAGCGGGTCGGTCGTGATGATCGCGCCGACCTGGTACTGCGGCGCCTGGCCGGGCTGGCGCGTCACGACTGCGCCGTAGAACAGCGTGCCGCGGATGCCGAGGCCGACGTTCGAGTCGCCGGTCTCGTAGATCGCGTCGAGGTCGCTGAGCAGGCCGTCGAGGTGCTGGCGGCGCGTCGCATCGTCGAGATCGGCGAGGCCCTCGGTCTGCGCGTCGCCGTACTTCACGAGCGCGACCACGCGGCGCGGCGTGCCGTCGATCACGCGCACCGCGACCGAGTCGCCGGGCTCGAGATCGGACAGCAGCGTCTGCGCCATCTGCTGCGCCTCGGGCCCCTCGCCCCACGCCTGGCCGTACTGGAAGTGCCCCTCCATCTCGGTCACGGCGTCGTTGCTGCCGCTGCTCGCCGCGCCTTCCTCGCCGCCGCCCGCCGTCGCGGTGCCGAGCACCGCGAAGACCGCGACGATCATCACGCTGAGCGCGCGCCGTCGGTTCTTCGTCATCAGCCGTTCTCCCAAGCTCGCGTCTCGGTCGTGAGGGCAGCCGCGCGACGCGAGCCAGCGCGCGTTCCACCGGAAGTCCAGATCGCCGCGACCAGCGCGACGGTGGTCAGGGCGAGGTCGAGCACGTCGAAGGTGCCCGGCACCACGCGCGCGAGCTGCGCGAGCTCCGCGCCCGGCCCGAGCGCGAGCGGGACGAAGAGCGCGAGCGCGCGCTCCTTCACGTCCGACTCGGCGTGCACGCGCGAGAGCGCCCACGTCAGCGCGTAGACCCAGAGCGCGTCGGGCAGCGAGAAGAGCGCCCACTCGGGCAGCACGATGTCCGTCGCGCGCAGCGAGCCGCGCAGCGCGCTCGCGACCTCGCGCACACCCAGCGCGTCCGCCCAGCGCCACCCGAGCAGCGAGCCATCGCGCCACCCGAGGTAGATCGCGCCCCCGACGATCAGCGGCAGGATCACGTGCAGCGACACGTCACGGCGATCGGTCCGGGCAAGGCGCATGGGCGGTCCGTTCTTACCGTCGTCGCGAAGGCGCAATTCCTCGCCTGCCCCCCGCGCGCGACGCGCGATGGTCGCGTCTGCGGCGCGCCGTTTCCAGGGGCGCGCGGACGATCTCGCGCGCCGCTCGATCGTGCCGTGCAAAAGAACGCGCGCGATCGCTCGGCCAGCTGGGGCGCTCGCTCGCACGGGCAGGGCCTGAGCGGG includes:
- a CDS encoding cupin domain-containing protein, with the translated sequence MTLPTERPPTADELATQLGLAPHPEGGFYRETYRASTMVDTPRGPRAASTAIYFLVPRGAFSALHRIASDEVWHHYAGAALRVVRIAEDGARGDLVIGPGGAPQGVVEAGAWFGATIEGDGDWALVGCTVAPGFDFADFELAQRADLIARFPQHAQVITALTRS